Proteins encoded within one genomic window of Fusarium musae strain F31 chromosome 4, whole genome shotgun sequence:
- a CDS encoding hypothetical protein (EggNog:ENOG41), with protein sequence MSETPSQPTTTPARRRNGRGNGRPAAQKAYASENDVASIDPARHDRAPRTPQKGAGTDSPHAQLSHTNSKQRPRNANNNNNNNNNKHRGKNGPHSPESARPGRRTPPHQSSSMKSVSAFAGATFHASPAPSALPLPSFVSRSVTESPSVSKTSRDILQEPSPPTDTEAPTPLRQSASGAQESPLDFMFRAHRQEKERQRSESTSSFRPSGLVTESPSAQSPFGHGSIPKPATLPQTARTQTRFQSGGIDSVELDGTPGRPMGPAFSTPYQERIKAARSNSARSPTDLSATQPKPNAVPEDPTEALKKFLFIGNGTNASQSAPTGFAPAPAPAPAPPAQHYNYARSVPSVPAPCDGRSNNLQAMENDLRRILKLDLSTGSPGADQRLFS encoded by the coding sequence ATGAGTGAGACCCCATCTCAGCCTACAACCACTCCCGCCCGCCGTCGTAACGGTCGTGGCAATGGCCGTCCTGCTGCTCAGAAGGCTTATGCCTCGGAGAATGACGTCGCCTCAATTGATCCTGCACGTCACGATCGCGCTCCACGAACTCCTCAGAAGGGAGCTGGTACCGATTCTCCTCATGCGCAGCTGAGCCATACCAATTCGAAACAGCGACCTAGGAATGCAAACAATAATAacaataacaacaacaacaaacaccgCGGGAAGAATGGTCCTCACTCACCTGAGTCTGCTCGGCCTGGTCGTCGCACTCCACCACATCAATCTTCATCCATGAAGTCGGTCTCTGCCTTTGCCGGAGCCACTTTCCATGCATCTCCTGCGCCATCTGCCTTGCCTCTCCCTAGTTTTGTCTCTCGTTCGGTAACCGAGTCGCCTAGCGTCAGCAAGACATCTCGAGACATCCTACAGGAACCCTCGCCACCTACCGATACCGAAGCGCCCACTCCTTTGCGCCAGAGTGCATCAGGTGCCCAGGAATCTCCGCTTGATTTCATGTTTCGTGCCCACCGTCAAGAGAAGGAACGTCAACGCAGCGAGAGCACTAGCAGCTTCCGCCCTTCAGGCCTCGTCACTGAATCACCCTCTGCCCAGTCTCCCTTTGGGCATGGTAGCATCCCAAAACCTGCAACTCTCCCTCAGACAGCCCGCACCCAAACACGCTTCCAGTCTGGTGGTATCGACAGTGTTGAGCTGGACGGGACTCCAGGTCGTCCCATGGGCCCGGCGTTTTCGACACCTTATCAAGAGCGCATTAAGGCTGCTCGGTCTAACTCTGCTCGGTCTCCTACTGATCTATCCGCCACCCAGCCGAAACCCAACGCTGTACCTGAAGATCCTACTGAGGCCCTAAAGAAATTCCTATTTATCGGAAACGGAACAAATGCCTCTCAATCTGCCCCTACTGGATttgcacctgcacctgcacctgcgCCCGCACCCCCTGCTCAACACTACAACTATGCCAGGAGTGTTCCTAGTGTCCCAGCTCCTTGCGATGGCCGCTCAAACAACCTCCAAGCTATGGAAAACGATCTTCGGCGCATTCTCAAGCTGGACTTGAGCACTGGATCGCCAGGAGCGGACCAGCGTTTGTTCTCATAA
- a CDS encoding hypothetical protein (MEROPS:MER0003105), with amino-acid sequence MTKLDTTSRLNRLRGLMKERNVQIYIVPSEDSHSSEYIADCDARRAYISGFTGSAGCAVVTLESAALATDGRYFNQATSQLDSNWTLLKQGLQDVPTWQDWSAEQSSGGKNVGVDPTLISGSTAKNLAEKIRKNGGAELVPVDGNLVDLVWGDERPSRPSEQVIIQPDELAGESVLNKLTKVRQELEKKHSPGFLVSMLDEIAWLFNLRGNDIPYNPVFFAYATVTPDAAKLYIDEAKLDDKCRSHLTSNKVDIKPYETIFDDAQALHAAHAAKSKSGDKVPTGNFLISNKGSWALKRALGGDSSVDEIRSLIGDAKAIKTEAELKGMRDCHVRDGAALIQYFAWLEDQLVNKKATLDEVQAADKLEELRKVKKDFVGLSFPTISSTGANAAIIHYGPERGNCATIDPEAIYLCDSGAQYRDGTTDTTRTLHFGKPTEAEREAYTLVLKGHISLDQAIFPKGTTGFALDSLARQHLWKNGLDYRHGTGHGVGSFLNVHEGPIGIGTRVQYAEVALAPGNVLSNEPGYYEDGKYGIRIENMVLVKEVKTKHSFGDKPFLGFEYVTLVPYCRNLIDTTLLTSEEKEWLNTYNAKVLEKTQEYFEGDDVTLAWLKRETQHVE; translated from the exons ATGACCAAGCTCGACACTACCTCCAGGCTCAATCGCCTCAGAGGCTTAATGAAGGAGCGCAATGTTCAGATTTACA TTGTCCCCTCTGAGGATAGCCACTCGTCTGAATATATCGCAGATTGTGATGCCAGACGTGCTTATATCTCTGGGTTCACTGGTTCTGCTGGATGTGCTGTTGTTACACTCGAgtctgctgctcttgctacTGACGGTCGTTACTTCAACCAGGCCACATCTCAACTTGATAGCAACTGGACACTTCTGAAACAAGGCCTCCAAGACGTTCCTACGTGGCAAGACTGGTCTGCAGAGCAGTCTTCTGGTGGAAAGAATGTTGGCGTTGACCCAACACTCATCTCCGGCTCAACTGCTAAGAACCTTGCTGAGAAAATCCGAAAGAATGGCGGAGCTGAGCTTGTGCCTGTTGATGGAAACCTTGTCGATCTGGTATGGGGAGATGAGCGTCCTTCTCGTCCCTCGGAACAAGTAATCATTCAGCCTGACGAGCTTGCTGGAGAGTCTGTCCTGAACAAGCTCACCAAGGTCCGCCAGGAGCTGGAAAAGAAGCACTCCCCTGGATTTCTAGTGTCCATGCTGGATGAGATCGCCTGGCTATTCAATTTGCGCGGTAACGATATCCCTTACAACCCCGTCTTCTTCGCGTATGCTACTGTCACCCCTGATGCTGCTAAGCTGTACATCGACGAAGCCAAGCTGGACGACAAGTGCCGCTCGCACCTTACCTCGAACAAAGTCGACATCAAGCCATACGAAACTATCTTCGACGACGCCCAGGCACTGCACGCCGCTCATGCTGCAAAGAGCAAATCTGGCGACAAGGTTCCTACTGGCAACTTCCTCATTTCCAACAAAGGCTCATGGGCACTTAAGCGTGCTCTGGGAGGAGACTCTTCGGTCGATGAAATCAGGAGTCTAATTGGCGATGCCAAGGCCATTAAGACTGAGGCTGAATTGAAGGGTATGAGGGATTGTCATGTGAGAGATGGCGCTGCACTCATCCAGTACTTTGCCTGGCTTGAGGACCAGCTTGTGAACAAGAAGGCCACGCTTGATGAAGTGCAAGCGGCCGACAAACTTGAAGAGCTTCGAAAAGTAAAGAAGGACTTTGTTGGACTCTCATTCCCCACCATCTCCTCTACCGGCGCAAA CGCTGCAATCATTCACTACGGCCCTGAGCGTGGCAACTGTGCCACCATCGACCCTGAAGCTATCTACCTTTGCGATTCAGGAGCACAATACCGCGATGGTACCACGGACACCACTCGTACCTTGCACTTTGGAAAGCCTACAGAAGCAGAGAGGGAGGCGTACACTTTAGTTTTGAAAGGCCACATCTCTTTGGATCAAGCCATTTTCCCCAAGGGAACCACAGGCTTCGCACTCGATAGTCTGGCAAGACAACATCTTTGG AAAAATGGGTTGGACTACAGACATGGTACCGGTCACGGAGTTGGTTCATTCCTGAATGTCCATGAAGGACCCATTGGTATCGGCACACGTGTCCAGTATGCTGAAGTAGCACTGGCTCCAGGAAACGTGCTTTCAAACGAGCCCGGATATTACGAAGATGGCAAGTACGGCATCCGAATAGAAAACATGGTCCTCGTCAAGGAAGTTAAAACCAAGCACTCCTTTGGTGACAAGCCGTTCTTGGGCTTCGAGTACGTGACGCTTGTGCCGTACTGCCGAAACCTGATCGACACAACGCTACTCACGTCTGAAGAGAAGGAGTGGCTCAACACTTACAACGCAAAGGTTCTGGAGAAGACGCAAGAATATTTCGAGGGAGACGACGTGACATTGGCCTGGCTCAAGAGGGAGACCCAGCACGTTGAGTGA
- the HH3V gene encoding histone H3-like centromeric protein hH3v (EggNog:ENOG41) — protein sequence MPPRKSNASGAGKSRPSDVQAGDPVPVRAKRRYRPGTVALREIRHYQSGTKLLLRKLPFARLVREIALTMRPRDEGLRWQSQAIMALQEAAEAYMVHLFEDTNLCAIHAKRVTIMQKDIQLARRIRGIWGGLG from the exons ATGCCTCCCAGGAAATCTAACGCTTCTGGCGCGGGCAAGTCGCGGCCGAGTGACGTTCAAG CTGGCGATCCTGTTCCCGTTCGCGCAAAACGTCGATATCGTCCTGGCACAGTCGCTCTTCGCGAAATTCGACATTACCAAAGTGGCACGAAACTGCTCCTCCGAAAGCTCCCATTTGCGCGCCTT GTTCGAGAAATCGCTTTGACGATGCGCCCACGAGACGAAGGTTTGCGCTGGCAGAGTcaagccatcatggcactgcaagaagctgctgaagctTATATGGTGCATCTGTTCGAAGATACCAATCTATGCGCAATTCACGCCAAGCGTGTCACAATCATGCAAAAGGATATTCAACTAGCAAGGAGGATACGCGGTATCTGGGGTGGACTGGGTTAG
- a CDS encoding hypothetical protein (EggNog:ENOG41), whose product MDQVMDGGRLPLEQWFWEMPTCTRWWTTATILTSALYWRLLTTFLYFGPFSLDLLFHVYFLQRYARLLEESSGRSPAHFSWLLLYSMASLIALSPLVSMPFLGHPLSSTLVYIWSRRNPETRLSFLGLLVFTAPYLPWVLMGFSLVLHGTIPKDEIMGVVIGHVWYFFSDVYPPLHNGSRPLDPPNWWRRLFEARPRVDADDSTNDIMVAGAREAAPREL is encoded by the exons ATGGATCAGGTCATGGATGGAGGCCGGCTACCTCTTGAACAATGGTTCTGGGAGATGCCAACATGCACTCGTTGGTGGACAACCGCTACCATTCTGACTAGTGCCCTG TACTGGCGACTCTTGACGACGTTTCTCTACTTTGGCCCCTTCTCGCTCGATCTACTGTTCCACGTCTACTTCCTTCAACGTTATGCGCGCCTTCTAGAAGAGTCATCCGGTCGATCGCCTGCTCATTTCTCGTGGCTCCTACTTTATTCAATGGCCTCCTTGATCGCTCTCTCGCCCCTTGTTTCCATGCCATTCCTCGGCCATCCGCTCTCCTCAACGCTGGTCTACATATGGTCCCGACGTAACCCAGAGACTAGACTGAGCTTCCTCGGCTTACTTGTGTTCACCGCGCCTTATTTGCCCTGGGTTTTGATGGGTTTCAGCCTTGTACTGCACGGCACTATTCCTAAGGATGAGATCATGGGTGTCGTTATTGGACATGTTTGGTATTTCTTTTCTGACGTTTACCCGCCCCTGCACAACGGCTCGCGCCCCCTTGACCCTCCTAACTGGTGGAGGCGTCTGTTTGAGGCCCGACCTCGAGTTGATGCGGATGATAGTACAAACGACATCATGGTTGCTGGGGCTCGAGAAGCTGCGCCCCGAGAGCTTTAA
- the ADI1 gene encoding 1,2-dihydroxy-3-keto-5-methylthiopentene dioxygenase (EggNog:ENOG41), protein MRAYFYDGLPGDQRLPHNSGMPVSVDDLMNIGVYYYHLPELESVDNLAKERGYKNRDEITVSPQAMGDIYETKVKSFFAEHLHEDEEIRYIRGGRGYFDVRSKDDDWVRVLLEKDDLLILPPGIYHRFTTDESNYVHAMRLFKEDPKWTPLNRGPDVDKNEHRQEYVKQFLGEPNQ, encoded by the exons ATGCGAGCTTACTTCTATGATGGCCTTCCC GGCGACCAGCGCCTCCCTCATAACTCGGGCATGCCCGTCAGTGTTGACGACCTCATGAACATCGGCGTCTACTACTACCATCTCCCTGAGCTCGAGTCCGTCGACAACCTTGCCAAGGAGCGTGGCTACAAGAACCGCGATGAGATCACTGTCTCTCCCCAAGCCATGGGCGACATCTACGAAACCAAGGTCAAGTCCTTCTTCGCCGAGCACCTgcacgaggacgaggagattCGATACATCCGTGGTGGTCGTGGATACTTTGACGTCCGAAGCAAGGATGACGACTGGGTGCGCGTGTTGCTCGAGAAGGATGACCTTCTTATCCTACCTCCTGGCATTTACCACCGCTTCACTACTGATGAGAGCAAC TATGTTCATGCCATGAGACTGTTCAAGGAGGACCCCAAGTGGACGCCTCTGAACCGAGGCCCCGATGTCGACAAGAACGAGCACCGACAGGAATACGTGAAGCAGTTCCTGGGCGAGCCCAACCAGTAA
- a CDS encoding hypothetical protein (EggNog:ENOG41): protein MDTRTEVSDVTEASSRPRIAQLPASCDPPQPNTPVKHALSFVRYAHRWMYIQIFGGTGQMGHSLVKCALSHGDLVTSVGRVFETSLKDMENIHENCLGALCDVRARESVNRVIERTLQRFGRIDIVVNCSGYGVIGACEDQDEHDIRNQFETNFMGTLHIIHATLPYFRRQNAGRYLIFSSTSGALGVPGLGPYCATKYAVEGLIEAMLYETDAFNIKATLIEPGHVRPDEPEMQDTSLPTSWGHFLVKPPSETYGHPTSPALHARRIVQWLGDKYRPTSAIKCAELVWQLGHCSYPPLRLLLGSYAIESIRDRMRSVTEELEDWKHLNFPAGPDDDREAGEETTAAAPETNEAAAPAS from the exons ATGGATACCCGAACCGAAGTCTCAGACGTTACTGAGGCATCATCGAGGCCGCGAATAGCGCAGCTTCCTGCGAGCTGTGATCCTCCACAGCCCAACACCCCAGTGAAGCA CGCTCTTTCATTCGTTCGATATGCTCACCGTTGGATGTACATACAGATCTTTGGAGGTACGGGTCAGATGGGGCACTCCCTGGTCAAATGTGCGCTTTCACATGGAGATTTGGTAACGTCGGTTGGTCGCGTATTCGAGACAAGTCTTAAAGACATGGAGAATATCCATGAGAACTGTCTCGGCGCCTTGTGCGACGTCCGCGCTCGCGAATCTGTGAATCGTGTCATCGAGCGTACGCTCCAGCGCTTTGGCCGGATCGATATTGTCGTCAATTGCTCTGGCTACGGTGTCATAGGCGCCTGCGAGGACCAGGATGAGCATGACATACGCAACCAGTTCGAGACCAACTTCATGGGCACGCTTCACATTATTCACGCTACGCTGCCGTACTTCCGCAGGCAGAATGCAGGCCGCTatctcatcttcagctcAACGTCTGGCGCTTTGGGCGTCCCTGGCCTGGGCCCTTACTGCGCGACCAAATATGCGGTGGAGGGCCTAATTGAGGCCATGCTCTATGAGACTGATGCCTTTAACATCAAGGCTACACTCATCGAGCCGGGTCATGTGAGACCTGACGAACCAGAGATGCAAGATACGTCGCTTCCAACGTCCTGGGGTCATTTTCTTGTGAAGCCACCCAGCGAGACATACGGGCATCCAACATCACCAGCGCTACATGCACGGAGGATTGTTCAGTGGCTCGGTGACAAGTATCGACCCACGAGCGCTATCAAGTGCGCTGAACTCGTATGGCAACTCGGACACTGCTCGTACCCGCCGCTACGATTATTATTGGGAAGCTATGCAATTGAGAGCATTCGCGATCGCATGCGGTCTGTGACAGAAGAGCTGGAGGATTGGAAGCATCTCAACTTTCCAGCCGGACCGGACGATGAcagagaagctggagaagagacaacagcagcagcacctgAAACCAACGAGGCTGCTGCGCCTGCTTCTTGA
- the VRG4_1 gene encoding GDP-mannose transporter into the lumen of the Golgi (EggNog:ENOG41) — MTDKKNEDYVVQMGNDNYDKNEKPSFQARSPPPAAYGSSPAVVCIGAITLCKQLGLIKVLAPFDSDRARKWFPISLLLVGMIYTSTKSLQFLSVPVYTIFKNLTIIVIAYGEVLWFGGSVTPLALLSFGLMVLSSIVAAWADIQSAINGDFGTADSAAAVSTLNAGYAWMGMNVFCSAAYVLGMRKVIKKMNFKDWDTMYYNNLLTIPVLVVCSLLTEDWSAYNFSRNFPEDTRNKIIIGMIYSGLAAIFISYCSAWCIRVTSSTTYSMVGALNKLPIAISGLVFFSAPVTFGSVSAIFLGFISGLVYAWSRVRQSMSSGGSLPTVRPTMSASAKSNRDANS, encoded by the exons ATGACCGATAAGAAGAACGAGGACTATGTTGTCCAGATGGGCAATGACAACTATGATAAGAATGAGAAGCCTTCTTTCCAGGCGCGATCACCGCCTCCCGCAGCGTACGGCTCAAGTCCA GCTGTCGTGTGTATTGGCGCAATCACTCTGTGCAAACAACTGGGCTTGATCAAGGTTCTTGCCCCTTTCGACTCTGATCGAGCAAGAAAAT ggttccccatctctcttctcctcgtcggaATGATTTACACCAGTACAAAGTCGCTTCAGTTCCTCTCGGTCCCCGTCTATACGAtcttcaagaacttgacCATTATTGTCATCGCATACGGCGAGGTCCTTTGGTTCGGTGGCAGTGTTACACCTCTGGCCCTTCTCTCTTTCGGTCTCATGGTGCTGAGCTCGATCGTCGCAGCTTGGGCAGACATCCAGAGTGCCATCAACGGTGACTTTGGTACTGCCgactcagcagcagctgTCTCTACGCTCAACGCTGGTTATGCCTGGATGGGAATGAACGTTTTTTGCAGTGCCGCCTACGTGCTCGGTATGCGCaaggtcatcaagaagatgaacttTAAGGACTGGGATA CCATGTACTACAACAATCTCCTCACGATCCCCGTTCTAGTTGTCTGCTCGCTTCTTACAGAGGACTGGTCCGCCTACAATTTCTCTCGCAACTTCCCCGAGGATACCCGTAACAAGATCATTATCGGCATGATCTACTCTGGCCTTGCAGCTATCTTTATCTCATACTGCTCTGCTTGGTGTATCCGCGTCACTTCCTCGACAACATATTCTATGGTTGGAGCCCTGAACAAGCTTCCTATCGCAATCAGCGGCctggtcttcttctcagccccAGTCACTTTCGGCAGTGTGTCTGCCATCTTCCTCGGTTTTATTAGCGGTCTGGTCTATGCCTGGTCCCGCGTACGACAATCGATGTCCTCTGGAGGATCGTTGCCTACGGTGCGACCTACGATGAGCGCGAGCGCCAAGAGCAACCGCGATGCCAACTCTTAG
- a CDS encoding hypothetical protein (BUSCO:EOG0926251E), with protein sequence MLYFLHRPFVALADTVGAAPDDLKLVTSFLISFPLAALLKRIPDSRPDLKNLFAISVSIFYLVGLFDLWDGVRTLFISAGGTYCIAKFLRTSPYMPWIGFAFVMGHMSLSHIARQAADDPTKADVTGAQMVLLMKLSAFCWNVADGQLPEEYLSDFQKRNMLKELPPILDYAGWVLFFPALFAGPSFDFTDYRKWLDTTMFDAPNVDPAKKPPVRKKRKIPRSGGPAAWKAANGLFLIGMFMALGGSYYPSLLTSDIYMKYGFLRRVWIMHMVSFTARLKYYGVWYLTEGSCILAGMGYNGVDPVTGKVFWNRLQNIDPWAVETAQNPRGYLGGWNINTSNWLRNYVYLRVTPRGKKPGFRASLMTFGTSALWHGFYPGYYLSFVLASFIQTAAKHYRRHVRPFFLEPITGNPSPKKKYYDFVSYLATQLTFTFATAPFLVLTLQGSLLAWSRVYFYAVIWTVLSLVFFSSPGKAALKEQLEKRQGRASAKLVRSISTDSLTGKEPILGISKDIEGDFNEAVEEIKAEMEMRQRKVKAEIEAHKAKAKTG encoded by the exons ATGCTGTACTTTCTGCATAGGC CTTTTGTGGCCTTAGCAGACACTGTTGGTGCTGCCCCAGACGATC TCAAACTCGTCACCTCGTTCCTAATATCTTTTCCCCTCGCCGCTCTCCTCAAACGAATTCCCGACTCCAGACCAGATCTCAAGAACCTCTTTGCTATCAG CGTATCAATCTTCTACCTCGTCGGCCTCTTTGACCTGTGGGATGGTGTCCGAACCCTTTTCATCAGCGCAGGAGGAACATACTGCATCGCCAAATTCCTTCGGACGAGTCCCTACATGCCATGGATTGGCTTCGCTTTCGTCATGGGCCACATGTCCCTAAGCCATATCGCTCGTCAAGCCGCTGACGACCCAACAAAGGCTGATGTCACAGGTGCCCAGATGGTGCTTCTCATGAAACTGAGTGCATTTTGCTGGAACGTCGCTGACGGCCAACTCCCCGAAGAGTATCTGTCTGATTTCCAAAAAAGGAACATGCTCAAGGAGCTGCCTCCTATTCTCGACTATGCTGGCTgggttctcttcttccctgcgCTCTTCGCCGGCCCGTCTTTCGACTTCACCGACTATCGTAAATGGCTTGACACAACCATGTTTGACGCACCCAACGTCGATCCAGCGAAGAAGCCTCCCGtgaggaagaagcgaaagattCCTCGAAGTGGTGGTCCCGCAGCTTGGAAAGCAGCGAAtggcctcttcctcattgGAATGTTCATGGCTCTAGGTGGTTCTTACTATCCCAGCCTGCTCACCTCTGATATCTATATGAAGTACGGTTTCCTTCGCCGTGTCTGGATCATGCACATGGTTAGTTTCACTGCACGACTCAAATACTATGGTGTTTGGTACCTTACGGAGGGGTCTTGCATCCTCGCGGGCATGGGCTACAATGGCGTTGATCCTGTTACGGGCAAGGTCTTCTGGAACCGATTGCAGAACATTGATCCCTGGGCTGTTGAGACAGCGCAGAATCCCAGGGGATATCTTGGAGGATGGAACATCAACACGAGCAACTGGTTAAGGAACTACGTCTATCTGCGTGTCACGCCTCGAGGCAAGAAGCCTGGTTTTCGCGCTAGTCTCATGACCTTTGGCACAAGTGCTCTCTGGCATGGCTTTTATCCTGGGTACTACCTTAGCTTTGTCCTAGCAAGCTTCATTCAGACAGCTGCAAAGC ATTACCGCCGTCACGTTCGTCCCTTCTTCCTAGAACCTATCACCGGCAACCCCTCGCCCAAAAAGAAGTACTACGATTTCGTATCTTACCTCGCCACACAACTCACCTTCACCTTTGCCACAGCACCTTTCCTAGTCCTCACACTACAGGGCTCACTACTAGCCTGGTCCCGCGTCTACTTCTACGCTGTGATCTGGACCGTTTTGTCGCTcgttttcttctcttcccccGGAAAGGCCGCCCTGAAGGAGCAGCTCGAGAAGCGTCAGGGCCGAGCCAGCGCTAAGTTGGTGCGCTCAATCTCAACGGACAGTCTAACGGGCAAGGAGCCCATTTTGGGTATTTCCAAGGATATCGAGGGTGACTTCAATGAGGCCGTGGAAGAAATCAAGgccgagatggagatgagacAGCGAAAGGTCAAGGCCGAGATTGAGGCGCATAAGgcaaaagccaagacaggCTAA